In Oryza brachyantha chromosome 1, ObraRS2, whole genome shotgun sequence, the following are encoded in one genomic region:
- the LOC107303750 gene encoding uncharacterized protein LOC107303750, translated as MASEGSELGSPAAAAPPPKRRKIEPSRRNRPSQVALDRDKVAASSSTLVSGTLPLIVDLNKVREAKRYAVFQAQHEGCLGSYKSFDSSFDSGTWIHGTNPDKARTTLRSGHLPV; from the exons ATGGCGTCGGAGGGATCGGAGCTTGGCTccccagcggcggcggcgccacctccCAAGCGTCGGAAGATAGAGCCGTCGCGGAG GAACAGACCTTCTCAAGTAGCTCTGGACAGGGACAAGGTGGCAGCATCATCCAGTACATTA GTTTCAGGTACACTACCATTGATAGTGGATCTCAACAAAGTTAGAGAGGCAAAGAGATATGCTGTCTTTCAAGCACAGCATGAGGGGTGCCTTGGAAGctataaaagttttgattCCTCGTTTG ACAGCGGCACATGGATCCACGGGACGAATCCAGACAAAGCGCGCACCACCCTTCGTTCGGGGCATCTCCCGGTCTGA
- the LOC102710636 gene encoding protein IQ-DOMAIN 14-like, producing the protein MGRVMRWLKKLLTGRKEAHKGLKESHALSDGAGADKEKRRWSFAKHRKSGVDSGRRPPEAAAAAAVAAVAAEPSEVRRPCHCGEVENARAWREKAAIVIQKAYRGYLARKALRALKSLVKLQALVRGYLVRKQAATTLHRLQALMRLQASSRAATRASYRKSMEQERVSVEETRLKPTAPGHRRRLSDSADSNYERSPRIVEMDTCHLRSRSSRITSRHSRDHSSDCLALAQAPTPPPLSRSSSMSIKQPPRLSIQRSHHQREPDSRHAKTAHNTPRLGAPPYGSSPAKSVDGMARRLSHRDGALVSPRYMAGTVSSAARTRCQSAPRQRQGAEAPARASLTRAGPRRSCSRTTQDSGFCFECSEDSRPDYSGELSDEAARDYYLDRMW; encoded by the exons ATGGGTCGTGTTATGAGATGGCTCAAGAAGTTACTGACAGGCCGGAAGGAAGCACACAAAGGCCTCAAGGAGAGCCACGCTTTGAGCGACGGAGCCGGGGCGGacaaggagaagaggaggtggAGCTTTGCAAAGCACAGGAAGAGCGGGGTTGACAGCGGCAGGCGGCCaccggaggccgccgccgccgccgccgtcgccgcggtaGCAGCAGAGCCTTCAGAGGTGAGGCGGCCGTGCCATTGCGGCGAGGTGGAAAATGCCAGAGCTTGGCGGGAGAAGGCCGCCATCGTGATTCAGAAAGCTTACAGGGGCTACCTG GCTAGGAAAGCCCTTCGCGCTCTCAAGTCACTCGTCAAGCTGCAAGCTCTCGTCCGTGGCTACCTTGTGAGGAAGCAAGCTGCCACGACCCTGCACAGGCTGCAGGCGCTCATGCGGCTGCAAGCCTCTTCCCGCGCCGCCACGCGAGCTTCCTACCGGAAATCCATGGAGCAG GAAAGGGTCTCTGTGGAGGAAACCCGGTTGAAGCCGACGGCGCCGGGGCACCGGCGGAGGCTCTCCGACAGCGCGGACTCCAACTACGAGCGAAGCCCGCGGATCGTCGAGATGGACACGTGCCACCTCCGTTCTCGGTCGTCCCGGATAACCAGCCGGCACTCCCGCGATCACTCGTCTGActgcctcgccctcgcccaggcgcccaccccgccgccgttGTCGCGCTCCTCGTCGATGTCCATCAAGCAGCCCCCGCGCCTGTCGATCCAAAGGAGCCACCACCAGCGCGAGCCCGACTCCCGGCACGCCAAGACGGCGCACAACACACCCCGCCTCGGCGCCCCGCCGTACGGCAGCTCGCCCGCCAAGAGCGTCGACGGCATGGCGCGGCGGCTCTCGCACCGGGACGGTGCGCTCGTCAGCCCGCGCTACATGGCCGGCACGGTCTCGTCCGCGGCGCGGACGCGGTGCCAGAGCGCGCCCAGGCAGCGGCAGGGCGCcgaggcgccggcgagggcgagccTGACACGTGCCGGGCCGAGGAGGTCGTGCTCACGGACGACGCAGGACAGCGGCTTCTGCTTCGAGTGCTCCGAAGACTCCCGCCCTGACTACTCCggggagctcagcgacgagGCGGCCAGAGATTACTACCTGGACAGAATGTGGTGA